TTAATCTAATCTATGTTTGTAACTTTGTAGGacttttatttaaagtaaattaaaaaaaaaacattttttgcaatttattaaTCCTTAACCATCTCAATGCAATTAAGGCtcgagatcgaataactaaaggtaGAAGTTTTTCATCCAAGGGCATATCAAGGCTTGGGTGTAAGAATAACCCGAATAACCCAACAACCCAGACTACCCAACCCATAATATAAAGGTTGGGATGGGTTAGTTTAAAAGGtgggttgaaaatttttgttttatttatatatctataactatatttataatagcaaaataaatatttagggATGGAAACCCGACAACACAATCCaacccaaaataaatatttagtggcatttttaaaaatatcaaaataaattaaaatatgtataagttatatcaaaatttttgaattctatcaatgatagaaactaataaaatgatatcagtgtctatcaaatgtttgttattgatagaatatgaagttttactatattttgtaaatattttatcaaatttgatgtttttgatagtttcatttcatattatattatattgtatatatatattattaattgaagaaaatgagggtaaaagaaaatgttggtTGATACTTAGGAATGACAACTCGACAACCAATCCCAACTCATCCCATATTTTAAGGGTTAGGTTGGGAATACTATTCGAGTTATTCGGGTTGCCAACCTAACCAACCCAAAAATATGGGATGGGTTGGGTTGGTAATGTCCCTCAATCCAACCCGCGTACACCCTACTTGGGACAATGTATGCCTAAGatcgaataaaataaaggcaGAATTCTTTCATTCTGGACCACCTCGGTGCAATTATGGTCCAAGATTGAATAACCAAAGGTCAAAGTCCTTCGTCTTGAGGTATCTCTAGACAATATACGCCGAggttgaataaaataaagacaaaattCTTTTGTCCCAGACCATCTCGAGGCCACTAAGGcctaagattgaataaaagaCAGAAGTATTTCATCCCGGAGCATCTCAGGGCAATGTATGTCTAagatagaataaaataaaggcaAAATTATTTCATCCGAGGCCATCTTGATTTCACTAAACCCCAAGATTCAATAACTAAAGGAAGAATGATTTCATTCAAAGAAGTCTTGAAGCATTGTATACCTGAGATGAAGGTAGAATTCTTTCCTTCTGAGACATCTCATTGCAACTAATGCTCAAGATCATGTATCATGATttacacaatcgtttaaatttgaaaatcgtCATTTAATATGAAGTACAAGAACGTGTAGATctattgtttaaatattttgacagtttgttatattttttttttaaagaaaaacccttttatttattaatataatgttCGTTGAGGATTTTGATTCTAATATTTATGCATAAATGATTCGCTTTcgaattgattttatttatagataaaCAATTCAGTTTCAATTCGATTTAACATAGATGAACGGCTCAATTCAGTTTTAgatgagaattttttttgcattttgagGTTCGACGCATTTTTATCTTCAAACCGAACCACAAACACCCCTAGTGGACCAGCTGTACAATTGCAACACACCCAATATCGCAATAAAAAAACAGCATATTGGCAATATTTGTTAGAAATATCTAAACAATATCGGATAATCAAAATGAACCTCTATACTCACAGTACTAATTGAGAGACTTTGATCTTAGTTTTAACTTTCAGATATTTGTGTGGCTAAATTTATGACAGCCTCTCCAAGGTCAACAGAAAACATCTGGAAACATGAAACTATCTACATTCCAATCCCCAAAACTATAAACCAAATTTGCAATCAATTACaccattaattaaaatgaaccGTTTGTCTAGTTTATAACTTTCGCAGAGGTCTGGCACTAAAATCTCACAAATATTCACTCATGAATCCAGACCAAAAGAAGATGCATAAAACAGAAAACACACGGCTGCCGACTTGAAAACTGGGCAGAGCTTGCATATGTAATTAGTCCATTTCATCTGTTACCGATATCAATCTGATCAACCTCGTCCCCTGCCTCCAACTATatcaagagaaaaaacaagattAATAAGATGAGATAAGAAGTCCACTTGTAAACGTTTTTGTTtatagtttcttttcttttttcacaaacatttttcttgtttatacTCTTTTCCATTTAAACCTTTTCCATTGATTTCTAACCTACTCCAAGTCAACTTTCAAGTCAAAgctaaattttagaaaactgAAATACGGAAATAGTTTATGAAACCCCTCTATTTCGTTTGTAAAATTTGGCCCAAGTCTTCTTAGaggttgaaaaattaaacgaAGAAAACATTGAATAGATAAGGGGCATAgcaaagcaaaagcaaaagcaaaattGTCATCAAATGGGGAAGCTAAAATAGCAAATTCAAGTTTcataaataacaaagattCAGTTTAGTTTTACCTCTGTTGGCACCAGGTTTCCCACCAGGGCCACCCTTTCCACGGCCGCCAGTAGAAGCTTTTGCACCATCATCAAAGCCTCGCCCCATTCCTTTAGCTGGTCTGCCACCAGGACCATCCTCACGCCCTCTTCCTCGTCCACGCCCTACACCCAGAGGTTTCCTATCTGAAAATTTGGTGTCAAAGCATCAGTTTCCTTACTTGTCAGAAACCAAGGGCAAAGGAGAAATTAATCTTGGTCTATAATAGCATAGTTTATCTAGACTCATTAGATGTTCTGGACAATCAAGAGTCCAATACATTCAAACATTggcaaatttttttagtattttatgaGATGTCGAATGTCCATCTTTTTTCAGATTTACAACATGGATATTGTACAAgattccaaaaagaaaagatttaagagttaagttattattattattattttgggaGAACTTCAAGAATTAATTGGTTTTACAGTTTCAAATTTCCTAAAtgcaaaatacattttatctttttacttcatttgacaatcattatataatataaaatgcaTAAACAGTATACCTGCACGGCTTTTGGTTTCTTCCTGAACTTTGTCAATAACctgaaaaacaatacaaaataagTGAAATAGAACATTTCAGGAGTGCAAGTGTACACTCCCGTCCATGCGTGTATGAAAGAGATAATAACACTGAAACAGTTCATCAAAAACTAGAAAATTTACTATAGTTAGGGCAAATTACAAGACAGGAGTGATATAACTTAAATCaccagaaagaaaaagaataattttaacgATTTCATTAACCATCATGGGTTGAC
This is a stretch of genomic DNA from Cucumis sativus cultivar 9930 chromosome 4, Cucumber_9930_V3, whole genome shotgun sequence. It encodes these proteins:
- the LOC101203991 gene encoding probable U6 snRNA-associated Sm-like protein LSm4, with amino-acid sequence MLPLSLLKTAQGHPMLVELKNGETYNGHLVNCDTWMNIHLREVICTSKDGDRFWRMPECYIRGNTIKYLRVPDEVIDKVQEETKSRADRKPLGVGRGRGRGREDGPGGRPAKGMGRGFDDGAKASTGGRGKGGPGGKPGANRVGGRGRG